In Brucella melitensis bv. 1 str. 16M, a genomic segment contains:
- a CDS encoding recombinase family protein — translation MLAMGAGTSEIAKATGLTRQTVIRIGKDPVKADQTLKQWEPQGYDMQRKC, via the coding sequence ATGCTTGCCATGGGAGCCGGTACATCTGAGATTGCTAAGGCGACGGGGTTGACACGACAGACCGTTATCAGGATCGGTAAAGACCCTGTGAAGGCTGACCAAACATTGAAGCAATGGGAGCCGCAAGGATACGACATGCAAAGAAAATGCTAG